The following coding sequences are from one Granulicella arctica window:
- a CDS encoding YgfZ/GcvT domain-containing protein, with protein MTLTTQADILATQPAEAQLQALLHHAGNFSLNDLGWIRITGEDRVRWLNGMVTNSIQDLAPGLGCFNFILNAQGRIQGTAYAFARPDDILLQTSRAHLAGLIATLDRFIIMDDVELTGDTTDRTGIGIAGPEAASFLKQLGLPTPSSLALETISWHGAEVTLLATHSPLVPRFELWANAATAESLTLALATAGAEPCAPEVVEWLRLLEGTPRYGTDIRDKELPQETAQTQALHFNKGCYLGQEIVERIRSRGNVHRTFTAYRLEGSIPPAGTVIEAEAKSVGEITSAAAIPLSSGTLHLALGYIRREALDRAVPLTYAGGEAHPVPLPIRDL; from the coding sequence ATGACCCTGACCACTCAAGCCGACATCCTCGCTACCCAGCCCGCCGAAGCCCAGCTTCAGGCGCTACTCCATCACGCAGGCAACTTCTCCCTCAACGACCTCGGCTGGATTCGCATCACCGGCGAGGACCGCGTGCGCTGGCTCAACGGCATGGTCACCAACTCGATTCAGGATCTCGCCCCCGGCCTGGGCTGTTTCAACTTCATCCTCAACGCCCAGGGACGCATTCAGGGCACCGCCTACGCCTTCGCCCGCCCTGACGACATCCTCCTCCAGACCAGCCGCGCCCATCTCGCAGGCCTCATCGCCACCCTCGACCGCTTCATCATCATGGACGACGTCGAGCTCACCGGCGACACCACCGACCGCACCGGCATCGGCATCGCCGGCCCGGAAGCAGCATCGTTCCTCAAACAACTCGGCCTCCCCACACCATCGTCTCTAGCGCTCGAAACAATCTCCTGGCACGGAGCCGAAGTCACCCTCCTCGCCACCCACAGCCCGCTCGTCCCCCGTTTTGAGCTCTGGGCCAACGCCGCCACCGCCGAATCCCTCACGCTAGCACTCGCCACAGCCGGAGCCGAACCCTGCGCCCCCGAAGTCGTCGAGTGGCTCCGCCTCCTCGAAGGCACCCCCCGCTACGGGACCGACATCCGCGACAAGGAGCTTCCCCAGGAGACCGCCCAAACGCAAGCGCTCCACTTCAACAAGGGCTGCTACCTCGGCCAGGAGATCGTCGAGCGCATTCGCTCCCGTGGCAACGTCCACCGCACCTTCACCGCCTATCGGCTCGAAGGCTCCATCCCTCCCGCGGGCACCGTCATCGAGGCCGAAGCCAAGTCGGTCGGCGAGATCACCAGCGCCGCCGCCATTCCACTCAGCAGCGGCACCCTTCACCTTGCCCTCGGCTACATCCGGCGCGAGGCGCTGGACCGAGCCGTTCCCCTTACCTACGCAGGCGGCGAAGCCCACCCCGTCCCGCTCCCCATAAGAGACCTTTAG
- a CDS encoding MBL fold metallo-hydrolase — protein sequence MQATLTFLGTGTSMGVPTLGCTCAVCTSSDPRNRRTRPSVRIAYNDRTLLIDTGPDFHAQAIREGIRRVDAVLYTHGHADHILGMDDLRPLSFLVEGNLPLYADDQTAEGIERIFNYTFLPERRHSTSARVEIRRLKNKQDSVFKEDIDLFGAHFRPIPLIHGRERTTGYRFGSAAYLTDMSDIPSESIPFLQNLDILILDALRLTPHFSHSHLEKSIGFVNLLKPKRAFFTHMGHDLDHDATEAILPPHIRLAYDGLQLTFEIA from the coding sequence ATGCAGGCCACCCTCACCTTTCTCGGCACAGGAACCTCCATGGGTGTCCCTACTCTGGGCTGCACCTGTGCCGTCTGCACCTCCAGCGATCCGCGTAACCGGCGCACGCGTCCCTCCGTCCGCATCGCCTACAACGACCGCACCCTCCTCATCGACACCGGCCCCGACTTCCACGCCCAGGCCATCCGCGAGGGCATCCGCCGCGTCGACGCCGTCCTCTACACCCACGGCCACGCCGACCACATCCTCGGCATGGACGACCTCCGCCCCCTCAGCTTCCTCGTCGAAGGCAACCTCCCCCTCTACGCGGACGACCAAACCGCCGAAGGCATCGAACGCATCTTCAACTACACCTTCCTCCCCGAGCGCCGCCACTCCACCAGCGCCCGCGTCGAAATCCGCCGATTGAAAAATAAACAAGATTCTGTTTTTAAAGAAGACATCGACCTCTTCGGCGCTCACTTTCGCCCAATCCCCCTCATTCATGGCCGCGAGCGCACCACCGGCTACCGCTTCGGCTCAGCCGCCTACCTCACCGACATGAGCGACATCCCCTCCGAGAGCATCCCGTTCCTCCAGAATCTAGACATCCTCATCCTCGACGCCCTCCGCCTGACACCTCACTTCAGCCACTCTCACCTCGAAAAATCCATAGGTTTCGTCAACCTCCTCAAGCCCAAACGCGCCTTCTTCACCCACATGGGACACGACCTCGACCACGACGCCACCGAGGCCATCCTCCCACCCCACATCCGCCTCGCCTACGACGGCCTCCAGCTCACCTTCGAGATCGCCTGA
- a CDS encoding DUF1844 domain-containing protein, translated as MSEQNKPFVVTDRRKFNPDGEPRHDAAPTPEREEPKPIPAPEAAAPAPVEAPATESNAELDLPPALTEEQIREARFAYDQTADRLDTAIRAANPGMDRIPEMSFDRLVQSVYMTAIMQLGGSTPEGEQPRIDLMSARQSIDMLGVLADKTKGNLSEAELRLLDSALFELRIAFLEVTQSLARSAQAKAPGGPGGPGRPSIVR; from the coding sequence ATGTCCGAACAAAACAAACCCTTTGTCGTCACCGATCGCCGCAAGTTCAACCCCGATGGTGAACCGCGCCACGACGCCGCCCCCACACCCGAGCGTGAAGAACCCAAGCCCATCCCTGCCCCTGAAGCAGCCGCCCCCGCACCCGTCGAAGCTCCTGCTACCGAATCCAACGCCGAGCTCGATCTCCCTCCCGCACTCACCGAAGAGCAGATTCGCGAAGCCAGGTTCGCCTACGACCAGACCGCAGACCGCCTCGACACCGCCATCCGCGCCGCCAACCCCGGTATGGACCGCATCCCCGAGATGAGCTTCGATCGCCTCGTCCAGTCCGTCTACATGACCGCCATCATGCAGCTCGGCGGCTCTACCCCAGAGGGCGAGCAGCCCCGCATCGACCTCATGAGCGCTCGCCAGAGCATCGATATGCTCGGTGTCCTCGCCGACAAGACCAAGGGCAACCTCAGCGAAGCCGAACTTCGCCTTCTCGACAGCGCCCTCTTCGAACTCCGCATCGCCTTCCTCGAGGTCACACAATCCCTCGCCCGCTCCGCCCAGGCCAAAGCCCCCGGTGGACCGGGAGGTCCCGGACGCCCGAGCATCGTCCGCTAG
- a CDS encoding PfkB family carbohydrate kinase yields MAILVVGSVAFDNIETPHGKVDDCLGGAATHFALAASFFTPVRVIAVVGEDFTPEHEAVFTRRGIDTQGIEHAPGLSFHWTGSYVGNLNEAKTLGTDLNVFETFEPKIPAAYTDSEYLFLANIDPVLQARVRKQMPNVRMVCGDTMNYWIADHAANLAVVLRELDVLLINDGEARMLSGEQNAVRAAEKVLAMGPKSLVVKHGEYGATAFFGDRSFTGSKHVTVPFRAPALPLAEVVDPTGAGDSFAGGFYGYIASRPVLTPAVFRTAMFYGGVMGSFAVERFGTERLQGVTREEIEERFKLFREMSHLDFEGA; encoded by the coding sequence ATGGCGATTCTAGTAGTTGGTTCGGTAGCGTTTGACAACATTGAGACTCCGCATGGCAAGGTGGACGATTGCCTTGGCGGTGCGGCGACGCACTTTGCGCTTGCGGCGAGCTTCTTTACTCCGGTGCGCGTGATCGCTGTGGTGGGCGAGGACTTTACGCCGGAGCACGAGGCGGTGTTCACGCGGCGCGGCATCGATACTCAGGGGATCGAGCATGCACCGGGGCTGAGTTTTCATTGGACGGGATCGTATGTTGGGAACCTGAACGAGGCAAAGACGCTGGGGACAGACCTGAATGTCTTCGAGACATTTGAACCGAAGATTCCCGCGGCGTACACGGATAGCGAGTATCTGTTTCTTGCGAACATCGATCCGGTACTGCAGGCGCGGGTGCGCAAGCAAATGCCGAACGTACGCATGGTGTGCGGCGATACGATGAACTACTGGATCGCAGACCATGCGGCAAATCTTGCCGTGGTGTTGCGAGAACTGGACGTGCTGCTGATTAACGACGGTGAGGCGCGCATGTTATCGGGGGAACAGAATGCTGTTCGTGCTGCCGAGAAGGTGCTGGCGATGGGGCCGAAATCGCTGGTGGTGAAGCATGGAGAGTATGGCGCGACGGCGTTTTTTGGCGATCGCTCCTTTACGGGGAGCAAGCATGTCACCGTGCCGTTTCGTGCACCGGCACTGCCGTTGGCAGAGGTTGTCGATCCGACGGGCGCGGGCGATTCGTTTGCCGGGGGCTTCTATGGGTATATTGCGTCGCGGCCAGTGCTGACACCTGCGGTGTTTCGGACGGCGATGTTCTATGGCGGCGTGATGGGTTCGTTCGCGGTAGAGCGCTTCGGAACGGAACGTTTGCAGGGGGTAACGCGCGAGGAGATCGAGGAGCG
- the mtnP gene encoding S-methyl-5'-thioadenosine phosphorylase, translated as MQKAEIGIIGGSGLYSMPGLTNIREESIETPFGEPSDAFVLGDLEGRKVAFLARHGRGHRLLPSELNFRANIYAMKVLGVERILSVSAVGSLKEEHKPTDFVLPDQFIDRTFGRVGTFFGDGIVAHVGFGDPVCGTVVSTFAEACAEVGVVGKSGGTYVCMEGPQFSTRAESNLYRSWGADVIGMTNLQEAKLAREAEICYATMAMVTDYDCWREGHDDVTVDQIVAVMHQNAENAAKVVKASVAAMPVERTCACTTAMKYAILTDRKAIPEKTREKLEILLNKYM; from the coding sequence TTGCAGAAGGCAGAGATTGGAATCATCGGAGGCAGCGGGCTGTATTCGATGCCTGGGCTTACCAACATTCGTGAAGAGAGCATCGAGACACCGTTTGGCGAGCCTTCCGACGCGTTTGTGCTGGGTGATCTGGAAGGGCGCAAGGTGGCCTTTCTTGCGCGGCATGGACGTGGGCATCGGCTGCTTCCAAGTGAGCTGAACTTTCGCGCGAATATCTATGCGATGAAGGTGCTGGGTGTGGAGCGCATTCTTTCGGTCTCTGCGGTGGGATCGCTGAAGGAGGAGCACAAGCCTACGGATTTTGTACTGCCGGACCAGTTTATCGATCGCACGTTTGGTCGTGTTGGGACGTTCTTCGGGGATGGCATTGTGGCGCATGTGGGGTTTGGCGATCCTGTGTGTGGAACGGTCGTGTCGACGTTTGCGGAGGCATGTGCGGAGGTTGGTGTCGTCGGCAAGAGTGGCGGGACATATGTGTGTATGGAGGGACCGCAGTTCTCGACGCGTGCGGAGTCGAATCTGTACCGGAGCTGGGGTGCGGATGTGATCGGCATGACGAATCTGCAAGAGGCAAAGCTCGCACGCGAGGCGGAGATCTGCTATGCGACGATGGCGATGGTGACCGACTATGATTGCTGGCGCGAAGGGCATGACGACGTGACGGTGGACCAGATCGTGGCTGTGATGCATCAGAACGCGGAGAATGCAGCGAAGGTCGTGAAAGCGTCGGTTGCGGCGATGCCCGTGGAACGGACCTGCGCTTGTACGACGGCTATGAAGTATGCCATTTTGACGGATCGTAAGGCTATTCCGGAGAAGACGCGGGAGAAGCTGGAAATTCTGCTCAACAAGTATATGTAA